CGAAACGTCGTTGGCCGCACGGGAACGTCGCTCCCGCGCGTCCGGCACCGCCGGATCCGACGGCGCGGGAGAGCGAAGATGTCGCCGGTGGCTCATAGCACCCACTCCGGATCGGCCGATACCGCGGGCGCGGGCCCCCGCTCCGGCACGAAGACGCGTACCTGTCTCGGCTTCACGAACACGCGGTCCCCGCGGCGCAGCCGCAGCTCCTCGTACCGCGCGCGGGACACCTCGGCCTCGATCTCGCCGTGAATCGGGCTCTCCAGCTCCACCCGCACCGACGCGCCAAGCGCGCGCGCAAAGCTCACCGTCGCCTCGAACGTGCCGCCGTTCGGCGCGAGATCGATGTCCACCTCGTGGGTCCGCACGAACGCCACCGCCGCCGCGTCTTCCGCGCCCGCGTACTCCGGCGCCTCGTGCGCCACGGCGCCGAGTTGGAGGTGCCCGTTCTCCAGGCGTCCGTGGAAGAGGTTCACGCTGCCGAGGAAGCTGTAGACGAAGGGCGAGGCGGGGCGGTCGTACACTTCCTCCGGCGTGCCGATCTGCTCGACCCGGCCCTCGTGCATCACCACCACCCGGTCCGCCACTTCGAGCGCCTCGTCCTGGTCGTGGGTGACGAAGAGGCTGGTGATCTGGATCTCGTCGTGCAGCCGGCGGAGCCAGCGCCGAAGTTGCTTCCGCACCCGCGCGTCGAGCGCGCCGAACGGCTCGTCGAGCAGCAGCACCTTGGGTCGGACGGCGAGGGCGCGCGCCAGGCCCACCCGCTGCCGCTGGCCGCCCGAGAGCTGGTGAGGATACCGGGCGCCGAGAGGGCCGAGCTGCACGAGATCGAGCAGCTCATCGACCCGCGCACGGATCTCGCGGTCCGGCGGCCGCACCCGCCTCGGCTGCACCCGGAGGCCGAACGCCACGTTCTCGAACACGCTCATGTGGCGGAAGAGCGCGTAGTGCTGAAAGACGAACCCGACCCGCCGCTCGCGCGGGTGGCGCGCGGTGGCGTCCTCGCCGTGGAAGAGAATGCGCCCCTGGTCGGCGGCCTCGAGCCCGGCGATGACGCGAAGCAGCGTCGTCTTGCCCGAGCCGGATGGCCCGAGCAGCGCCACCAGCGCGCCGGCCGGCACGTCGAGCCGCACGTCGCGCAGCGCCACGAACGCGCCGAAGCGCTTGGTGACGCCGTCCACCCGGATCGCGGCTGGTGGCGTCGAGCCGTTTGCGCTCGCGGCAGGTTCAGGCGACATGGGCTGCCACCGATTCGTGCGTGAGGGAATCGAGGCTCGGCCCCGCGATTGCCCCGGCGCCGTGCAGCAGCGCCCGCAGCCGCACCACGTCTCCCACCACGATCACGGCCGGCGGGCGCACGTCCGCCGCCCGCGCGCGCCGTGCGATGTCGCCGAGGGTTCCGGTCGTCACGCGCTCCCCGGGCAGCGTGCCGTTCTCGACGATCGCGACCGGCGTATCGAGCGCGCGTCCTGCGCCGGCGAGCTGCGCGACGACCTCCTCCAGCCGCTCGACACCCATCAGGATCACCAGCGTCTCGATCCGCGCGAGCGCCTTCCAGTCCAACTCGTCGTCGGCATCGCCGGCACGGTGCGCGGTCACGACGGCAAAGGCGCTCGCCGTGCCGCGCGCGGTGACCGGGATGGCGGCGGAGGCCGTGGCGCCGAGCGCGCTCGATACCCCGGGCACTACCTCCCACGGCACGCCGGCCTCGGCGCACGCGAGCGCTTCGTCCGCGCCGCGCCCGAAGACGAACGGGTCGCCGCCCTTGAGCCGCACCACGGCGCGCCCGCGCCGCGCCGCAGAGATGAGCAATGCGTTGATGCCGTCCTGCGGCATGCAGTGTCCGCCCGGCGCCTTGCCAACGTAAATCAAGTCGGCGTCGGCGGGCGCTTCCTCCAGCAGCTCTGCGCTCACGAGGCGATCGTAGACCACGACGTCGGCCCGGCGCAGGAGCTCGAGCCCGCGCGCGGTGATGAGGCGCGGGTCGCCGGGGCCGGCGCCGACCAGGTGCACCGTGCCGAGCGGGCGCGCAATCGCGGCGCGCGGATCGGCGGGTGTGAGCGTCCGCGTGACGGCGCTCGGCCCGGCGCCCTCCGGCTCGACGCCCATGATCCCCGCGATCCGCCGGCGCGCCCCCGCGTCGTCGCCCGCGCGAAGCAACGCCAGCACGTCCGAATCCACCAGCCGGTACCAGAGACGGCGCCGGGTCTGGAAGTCGGGATAGCGCGCGGCGAGCGGCGCACGGATCGACCCCGCCAGCTCGAGAAACCGCGCGAGCTCGGGCCCGAGCTCGCGCTCGAGCCGCTCGCGAAGCCGCACCGCGAGCGCGGGCGCATTTCCCGAGGTGGACACCGCGATCACCAGCTCGCCGCGCCGGAGAATCGACGGCAGGATGAAGCCGCAGTATGGCGGATCGTCCACCACGTTCACCAGAATGCCGCGCCGCGTCGCCTCGGCGTGCACGGCGTGATTCACCGCCGCGTCGTCGGTGGCGCCGATGGCGAGGCACGCGCCCGCGAGATCGCCGTTGGCGTACCCGCGCGCCGCATGCGCGAACCGCCCGGCCCGGTGCTGCGCGGCGAGCCCCGGCGTGAGCGCCGGCGCCACCACAGTCACCCGCGCTCCGGCGGCCACGAGCGCCGGGATCTTCCCCTCGGCCACCGTGCCGCCGCCCACCACCACGCAAGGGCGATCGCGCAGGTCGAGCAACACCGGGTAGTAATGCATTTCAGCTCGCCCGCGCGAGCCCCTGCGCAACGAGGTACTCGAGAATCGCGCGCGCGTTCTCTTCCGGCGTGGCATCGGTCGTGGACAGCGTGAGCTCCGGCCGCAGCGGCGGCTCGTACGGATCGCTGATGCCGGTGAAGTTCTTGATCTCGCCCCGCCGCGCCTGCGCGTAGATCCCCTTCACGTCGCGCCGCTCGCATTCCTCGAGCGGGGTATCGACGAACACCTCGACGAAGCGGTCCGCCCCCACCAGCGCCCGCGCCTCGTCGCGGGTGGCACGGTAGGGGCTCACTGCGGCGCAGACGACGAGACCGCCGTGGCGCGCCACCTCCGCCGCCACAAACGCGATCCGCCGGATGTTGAGGTCGCGGTCCTCCCGGCTGAAGCCGAGGCCCTTGGAGAGCATCGTG
This sequence is a window from Gemmatimonadales bacterium. Protein-coding genes within it:
- the cysG gene encoding siroheme synthase CysG, with the translated sequence MHYYPVLLDLRDRPCVVVGGGTVAEGKIPALVAAGARVTVVAPALTPGLAAQHRAGRFAHAARGYANGDLAGACLAIGATDDAAVNHAVHAEATRRGILVNVVDDPPYCGFILPSILRRGELVIAVSTSGNAPALAVRLRERLERELGPELARFLELAGSIRAPLAARYPDFQTRRRLWYRLVDSDVLALLRAGDDAGARRRIAGIMGVEPEGAGPSAVTRTLTPADPRAAIARPLGTVHLVGAGPGDPRLITARGLELLRRADVVVYDRLVSAELLEEAPADADLIYVGKAPGGHCMPQDGINALLISAARRGRAVVRLKGGDPFVFGRGADEALACAEAGVPWEVVPGVSSALGATASAAIPVTARGTASAFAVVTAHRAGDADDELDWKALARIETLVILMGVERLEEVVAQLAGAGRALDTPVAIVENGTLPGERVTTGTLGDIARRARAADVRPPAVIVVGDVVRLRALLHGAGAIAGPSLDSLTHESVAAHVA
- a CDS encoding sulfate/molybdate ABC transporter ATP-binding protein, with translation MSPEPAASANGSTPPAAIRVDGVTKRFGAFVALRDVRLDVPAGALVALLGPSGSGKTTLLRVIAGLEAADQGRILFHGEDATARHPRERRVGFVFQHYALFRHMSVFENVAFGLRVQPRRVRPPDREIRARVDELLDLVQLGPLGARYPHQLSGGQRQRVGLARALAVRPKVLLLDEPFGALDARVRKQLRRWLRRLHDEIQITSLFVTHDQDEALEVADRVVVMHEGRVEQIGTPEEVYDRPASPFVYSFLGSVNLFHGRLENGHLQLGAVAHEAPEYAGAEDAAAVAFVRTHEVDIDLAPNGGTFEATVSFARALGASVRVELESPIHGEIEAEVSRARYEELRLRRGDRVFVKPRQVRVFVPERGPAPAVSADPEWVL